One region of Camelina sativa cultivar DH55 chromosome 6, Cs, whole genome shotgun sequence genomic DNA includes:
- the LOC109133382 gene encoding defensin-like protein 195, whose protein sequence is MPEIEAQGSECLKEYGGDVGFGFCAPRIFPTICYTRCRANKGAKGGRCRWGEEIEAQGSECLKEYGGDVGFGFCAPRIFPTICYTRCRANKGAKGGRCRWGEGIINVKCLCDYCDDTPR, encoded by the exons ATGCCAGAGATAGAAGCTCAGGGTAGCGAGTGCTTGAAAGAATACGGTGGTGATgttggttttgggttttgtgcCCCTCGGATATTTCCGACGATTTGTTATACAAGATGCCGTGCGAACAAAGGAGCTAAAGGTGGAAGATGCCGATGGGGAGAAG AGATAGAAGCTCAGGGTAGCGAGTGCTTGAAAGAATACGGTGGTGATgttggttttgggttttgtgcCCCTCGGATATTTCCGACGATTTGTTATACAAGATGCCGTGCGAACAAAGGAGCTAAAGGTGGAAGATGCCGATGGGGAGAAGGCATTATTAATGTTAAGTGCTTATGCGACTATTGCGATGATACTCCCCGATAA